From a region of the Theobroma cacao cultivar B97-61/B2 chromosome 8, Criollo_cocoa_genome_V2, whole genome shotgun sequence genome:
- the LOC18591455 gene encoding BEL1-like homeodomain protein 11, whose product MVSRDSPPNPASSILHHFIISDSINSQNQFEGQHFGAYGSALRGNHHNTFPQSLGLLPSIQSLGERMSRSMDLLPAPIVAEESEISQTRHLMDLLGAANETSHQTQRLSLSLGSHMLGPSLNSNIASSSYLLSGAEDREVCNPGVEHISDDYSFTASTFASASTSLHRSCSTAYGAESFGTAIGNSRYLRPAQSLLDEVVNVGSKNFEDHVFGKLYLGDRGVGSRLSSELKAEFCSNEISLPEKHDLQIRLAKLIGLLEEVEIRYEKYYQQMEEVVSSFEALAGVGSAKTYTALALQAMSRHFGSLRDAIISQINVIRKRFSQDLPKINRGLSQLSLFDRDSRHNRLSLQQLGMIPSQRQAWRPIRGLPETSVAILRSWLFEHFLHPYPTDSEKLMLASQTGLTKNQVSNWFINARVRLWKPMIEEMYKEEFADSPQDSGPSLASSSMGREGIAADQAED is encoded by the exons ATGGTTTCCCGAGATTCACCTCCAAATCCAGCTTCTAGTATCCTACACCATTTTATTATCTCAGATTCTATTAATAGCCAAAACCAATTCGAAGGCCAACATTTTGGTGCTTATGGCTCTGCTTTGAGAGGCAACCACCACAACACATTTCCCCAGTCCCTTGGCTTGTTGCCTAGCATTCAGTCTCTTGGGGAAAGAATGTCTAGATCAATGGACCTTCTTCCAGCTCCCATTGTCGCAGAAGAATCTGAGATTAGCCAGACTAGACACTTGATGGACCTTCTTGGAGCAGCTAACGAGACGAGCCACCAGACTCAGAGGCTCTCACTGTCTCTGGGTTCTCACATGCTTGGTCCTTCCTTAAATTCTAATATTGCAAGTTCCAGTTACTTGCTTTCCGGGGCAGAAGACAGAGAAGTTTGTAATCCAGGAGTCGAACACATAAGTGATGATTACTCTTTCACAGCTAGCACATTTGCTTCAGCTTCCACCTCATTACACCGATCTTGTTCGACTGCGTACGGAGCAGAATCTTTCGGTACTGCTATTGGGAATTCGAGGTATCTAAGGCCAGCTCAGTCCCTTCTAGATGAAGTTGTCAATGTTGGCAGCAAAAATTTTGAGGATCATGTTTTTGGGAAGTTATATCTAGGTGACAGAGGGGTAGGTTCAAGACTTTCCTCTGAATTAAAAGCAGAATTCTGCAGTAACGAGATATCATTGCCCGAAAAACACGACCTTCAGATTAGACTTGCAAAGCTCATTGGATTGCTGGAGGAG GTTGAGATCAGATACGAGAAATACTACCAGCAAATGGAAGAAGTGGTTTCATCATTTGAAGCGCTAGCCGGTGTAGGATCAGCAAAGACTTATACTGCTTTGGCACTCCAAGCAATGTCCAGGCATTTTGGCAGTCTAAGAGATGCCATAATATCTCAAATAAATGTCATCAGGAAAAGGTTTTCACAGGATTTACCGAAAATCAACAGGGGGTTATCTCAACTTAGCCTGTTTGATAGAGATTCTAGACACAACCGACTGTCCCTTCAACAGCTTGGAATGATCCCAAGCCAAAGGCAAGCTTGGAGGCCTATTAGAGGATTGCCAGAGACCTCTGTAGCAATCCTTCGGTCTTGGCTTTTCGAACACTTCCTTCACCC TTATCCAACAGACTCCGAGAAGCTGATGTTGGCATCACAGACAGGCCTGACCAAGAATCAA GTATCAAACTGGTTTATAAATGCTCGAGTTCGACTTTGGAAGCCTATGATAGAAGAAATGTACAAAGAAGAGTTTGCAGACTCTCCTCAAGACTCTGGTCCATCATTAGCTAGCAGTTCCATGGGCAGGGAAGGTATTGCAGCAGATCAAGCTGAGGATTGA
- the LOC18591456 gene encoding probable ubiquitin-conjugating enzyme E2 18 — MTSSSAHSRKALSKIACNRLQKELVEWQVNPPAGFKHKVTDNLQRWIIEVNGAPGTLYANETYQLQVDFPEHYPMEAPQVIFVPPAPLHPHIYSNGHICLDILYDSWSPAMTVSSICISILSMLSSSTVKQRPADNDRYVKNCRNGRSPKETRWWFHDDKV; from the exons ATGACAAGCTCTTCCGCTCATTCACGCAAG GCTTTAAGCAAGATCGCATGTAATAGACTCCAGAAGGAGCTTGTGGAGTGGCAGGTTAATCCACCAGCTGGGTTCAAGCACAAAGTTACTGATAATCTCCAAAg aTGGATAATCGAAGTCAACGGAGCCCCTGGAACGCTTTATGCCAATGAAACTTATCAACTACAGGTTGATTTTCCCGAGCATTACCCTATGGAGGCACCCCAG GTGATTTTTGTCCCTCCGGCTCCGCTGCATCCTCACATTTATAGCAATGGACATATTTGTTTAG ATATTCTGTATGATTCCTGGTCCCCAGCCATGACTGTCAGTTCCATCTGTATCAGCATTCTCTCCATGTTATCAAGCTCAACCGTGAAG CAACGGCCAGCTGATAATGATCGATACGTTAAGAACTGTCGGAATGGCAGGTCTCCCAAGGAGACGAGATGGTGGTTCCATGACGATAAAGTGTAA
- the LOC18591457 gene encoding ribosomal RNA small subunit methyltransferase I isoform X1, giving the protein MDTGHALLFFILTNSKTAPFQNRIELKSATLHNWPSPVLTANRKAESENAAATTAFNRRFRHNDRSVPPSSTSQSSSEFTDFITEQASKRGPLKPGLYLVGTPIGNLEDITLRALRVLKSADVILSEDTRHFGKLLHYYSIKTPLLSYHKFNESQREQTVLKRLKRGEIIALISDAGMPGISDPGTELAKLCVDENILVIPIPGPSAFLTALSASGLSTDEFTFVGFLPRHAGSRKERLMASASETTTQIFYVPPHKLCQFLEESSPIFGDSRRCVIARELTKIHEEFWRGTLGKAKEVFSTHQPKGEITLLIEGNANCTVETPSECQLENELRELISSGHSLSSAVKLVAQGTSMKKKMIYSLALRKFGKKSEAEDSN; this is encoded by the exons ATGGACACTGGGCAtgcccttttattttttatattaactaATTCCAAAACGGCGCCGTTTCAGAACAGGATCGAGTTAAAGTCTGCAACCTTACACAATTGGCCTTCTCCTGTTCTCACTGCAAACCGAAAAGCTGAAAGTGAAAATGCTGCTGCGACGACTGCCTTCAACCGCCGTTTCCGTCACAACGACCGCTCTGTCCCGCCGTC CTCGACCTCCCAAAGTTCATCAGAATTCACCGACTTCATCACCGAACAAGCGTCCAAACGC GGACCTCTGAAACCTGGACTCTATCTCGTTGGAACACCAATTGGAAACCTTGAAGATATCACTTTACG AGCTCTTCGGGTCTTGAAATCAGCTGACGTCATACTCTCGGAGGACACGCGGCATTTCGGCAAGTTACTTCACTATTACAGCATCAAAACTCCTCTC CTAAGTTATCACAAATTTAATGAATCTCAAAGAGAACAAACGGTTCTAAAGAGGTTAAAGCGAGGTGAGATCATAGCATTGATCAGCGATGCGGGAATGCCAGGCATTAGCGATCCTGGTACCGAACTG GCGAAGTTATGTGTGGATGAAAACATTCTTGTCATTCCAATTCCAGGACCCTCTGCCTTCTTAACTGCTCTTTCTGCCTCAGGGTTGTCCACTGATGAGTTTacatttg TTGGATTTCTTCCGAGACATGCTGGTTCACGGAAGGAGAGGCTGATGGCTTCTGCAAGTGAGACAACAACGCAAATCTTCTATGTTCCTCCTCACAAGCTTTGTCAGTTTCTTGAAGAAAGTTCCCCAATTTTTGGTGACTCAAG aCGGTGTGTTATAGCTCGGGAACTTACAAAAATACATGAAGAG TTTTGGCGGGGCACTTTGGGGAAAGCAAAAGAAGTTTTTTCAACTCATCAGCCAAAGGGAGAAATTACACTCTTGATTGAAGGCAATGCAAATTGCACTGTAGAAACTCCATCAGAGTGTCAGTTAGAAAATGAACTGAGAGAATTGATCTCCAGTGGTCATAGTCTTTCTTCG GCAGTCAAATTGGTGGCTCAAGGAACatcaatgaaaaagaaaatgatataTTCACTTGCCTTGAGAAAGTTTGGAAAGAAAAGTGAGGCAGAGGATTCAAATTAA
- the LOC18591457 gene encoding ribosomal RNA small subunit methyltransferase I isoform X2 produces the protein MLLRRLPSTAVSVTTTALSRRRTSPYFFSTQPGLKFLNSLSFYPKLFLLSFSSTSQSSSEFTDFITEQASKRGPLKPGLYLVGTPIGNLEDITLRALRVLKSADVILSEDTRHFGKLLHYYSIKTPLLSYHKFNESQREQTVLKRLKRGEIIALISDAGMPGISDPGTELAKLCVDENILVIPIPGPSAFLTALSASGLSTDEFTFVGFLPRHAGSRKERLMASASETTTQIFYVPPHKLCQFLEESSPIFGDSRRCVIARELTKIHEEFWRGTLGKAKEVFSTHQPKGEITLLIEGNANCTVETPSECQLENELRELISSGHSLSSAVKLVAQGTSMKKKMIYSLALRKFGKKSEAEDSN, from the exons ATGCTGCTGCGACGACTGCCTTCAACCGCCGTTTCCGTCACAACGACCGCTCTGTCCCGCCGTCGTACGTCTCCTTACTTCTTCTCTACTCAACCCGGCCTCAAATTCCTCAATTCTCTCTCCTTTTACCCCAAACTTTTCCTCCTTTCCTTTAGCTCGACCTCCCAAAGTTCATCAGAATTCACCGACTTCATCACCGAACAAGCGTCCAAACGC GGACCTCTGAAACCTGGACTCTATCTCGTTGGAACACCAATTGGAAACCTTGAAGATATCACTTTACG AGCTCTTCGGGTCTTGAAATCAGCTGACGTCATACTCTCGGAGGACACGCGGCATTTCGGCAAGTTACTTCACTATTACAGCATCAAAACTCCTCTC CTAAGTTATCACAAATTTAATGAATCTCAAAGAGAACAAACGGTTCTAAAGAGGTTAAAGCGAGGTGAGATCATAGCATTGATCAGCGATGCGGGAATGCCAGGCATTAGCGATCCTGGTACCGAACTG GCGAAGTTATGTGTGGATGAAAACATTCTTGTCATTCCAATTCCAGGACCCTCTGCCTTCTTAACTGCTCTTTCTGCCTCAGGGTTGTCCACTGATGAGTTTacatttg TTGGATTTCTTCCGAGACATGCTGGTTCACGGAAGGAGAGGCTGATGGCTTCTGCAAGTGAGACAACAACGCAAATCTTCTATGTTCCTCCTCACAAGCTTTGTCAGTTTCTTGAAGAAAGTTCCCCAATTTTTGGTGACTCAAG aCGGTGTGTTATAGCTCGGGAACTTACAAAAATACATGAAGAG TTTTGGCGGGGCACTTTGGGGAAAGCAAAAGAAGTTTTTTCAACTCATCAGCCAAAGGGAGAAATTACACTCTTGATTGAAGGCAATGCAAATTGCACTGTAGAAACTCCATCAGAGTGTCAGTTAGAAAATGAACTGAGAGAATTGATCTCCAGTGGTCATAGTCTTTCTTCG GCAGTCAAATTGGTGGCTCAAGGAACatcaatgaaaaagaaaatgatataTTCACTTGCCTTGAGAAAGTTTGGAAAGAAAAGTGAGGCAGAGGATTCAAATTAA